ACTATGATTGTCGGTAGAGGTGAACGGTGAAGGCGCACGACGGCTCGCGCTGGGAGAGGGAGGACCGTGGACGCACCACAGGAGGCGGCGGACCGGGGCGACAGCGGCGCCCCCCGTCTGCATCGAGGGATCCCCGAAGGAGCCGAACAGCAGGTGGCCGCCTTGTACTGGGAGGCGTTCGGCCGCAAGCTCGGCAGCGCGCTCGGCCCTCCCAAGAAGGGCCGGGCGTTCCTCGCCTCCCATCTGCACCACGACCGCGGCATCACCGCGCTCGACGGTGTGGGCCGCGTCGTCGGCGTCGCCGGCTACGACCTCGCGGGCCGCGCTCTGAACGGCGGCTCGGCACGTGACGTACTGTCCGGAAACGGCCCGCTGCGAGGACTGCCCCGGCTTGCCCTGCTCGTCCTGCTCACCCGGAAACCCGCCGAGGGTGAACTC
Above is a genomic segment from Streptomyces sp. NBC_01381 containing:
- a CDS encoding N-acetyltransferase produces the protein MDAPQEAADRGDSGAPRLHRGIPEGAEQQVAALYWEAFGRKLGSALGPPKKGRAFLASHLHHDRGITALDGVGRVVGVAGYDLAGRALNGGSARDVLSGNGPLRGLPRLALLVLLTRKPAEGELVMDGICVAAAHRGTGIGALLLREIASVAAENACSRIRLDVIDVNPRAKALYERHGFSAVRTQQTPFLRTLMGFGAVTTMHRAVTPDDLAGGSPR